In Bactrocera dorsalis isolate Fly_Bdor unplaced genomic scaffold, ASM2337382v1 BdCtg027, whole genome shotgun sequence, the DNA window CTTTGGAAATGCGAGTTGATGACAAATTGATTTGCAGCAATTGCGGACACATGGGACGTACGCAAAGTCATACAAAGAACGGATGTGGAATTTGTCACACTAATCGTGGTTGTGATGAGAGTTTGTGGAAGTAAGTATAGAGCCGCTTAGATTTAATGGAAatcatttatttgaaaaatctaTTATTGAAACATGTTATTTCTAATTGGCTTATAGAGAAGAACGTTTATCTTTGAAAGCAGAACTTTCATTACGTAAGAAGGCAATGATGGACCCGTTTTTTCCGTCCGAAGAAATCATTGCTGAATTCCTCAACGAACCATCCACAGTTCCCACTCTAACTTTAACTTGGAGACAACCGAACatagtaaaatttgtaaaacaaattgGACATCTGCTGCAATGGCCCGAAATTTACTGCTTTCAGAAGTTCTTACCGATTTTAACACGTTGGCAAGtacaaaatttaagaaagaaaaaagatttGAATGCAGTCTCTTATATATCGATAaaagaaatagtaaaaaaacGAACTGTACGAGGAGTAATCAGCCTTGAAATTGTCTGGGAGGATGTGAATGGTTTCTTCAATGGTCTAATACCAGAAAATCAGCTGCAGGAATTCGAAACAGAAAATACGAAGGGCCTTATTGGACTTTGGAGCACAATAGAACCGTTTTATTTGGTTGAAAATGCCTATCCAGAAATGGTAAATGCCTTCTTAAAATCCAAGGAAAAaccaccaaaaacaacaaagggTCGGCGGAAGGGCAAAGCACCTGGTAAAGCCGTGCTAAGCTCGCTAGAAAATTTAACCGACTTAATAAATGCTACCGAAGAAATAGCGAAGGGCATTGaaccaaaaaccaataaaataaagaaaagtacaAGCAAAAAAGGTATTCAATTGATTGACAAATTCTTTAAGCATCAGCATGTATCTGCTGAAAATGTTACccctattaaaaataaaagtttctaCAGGATAGCACAGTGTTCTATGCCTGTTACGAAAACTTTGCCATCAGATTTAGAAAGTGATTGCGATGATTTAGCACATGAAATTTCAGATATAGTACGCGGAATCGTTAATGCTGACCGAGTTGTCCAAATTACCACACATAAAGGACAACCTTTACATTATGAACCGGTTACAGAAAATTTAAGCATTTTACTTAATGAATGGAGTATTAAAGACGACCTGGATTTAATAGCTCACAAAAGAAATTTGTCAATTTGTTCGCATAAAGATGAAAATGGCACGCCTTTATCGAAGCGAATATCGTTAGATGACAGCTTTGATGCTTTGGTAAATGCGAAACGGCACAAGATTCGTAACTTAACGGAAAAGGCGAAaagattaaatttgtttaccaaCCCAACAACCTCACCAAAACTTAAGTCACATGTGGATCGTTTTGTAGAGCAACACTGTCCACATACATACAGCTTAAATGGAAGCGAGCAGcatctaaataaaatatatgggaATGTATCGTCGGAGAATGAAGATGTTGAAAATATaagctatttttttaataaaggtaGTCGTGAAAACGATGAATTCgaaaaattaatggatttaaGCTTATTAAATAAACCAAGAACGACATCGATTTGCAATACTTCAGATGAATTAAGACTAATTATAAACGAAAGCAGTGATGACTGTTGATATTTACTTTTGTCCGTTTCTAATACGTTTATTTGTAATGCAGTACGTTTATAATATACGCAGATGgtgtgttaataaaaataatgtgatTTTTTGCATTATTGAGAAGTTGAATTCGTCAATAGTATAATACTTATTATAGTATATTCAAATATGCATATGCTGactcaaaataaattaaaaaaatgcgccATGCCACACTTCTTAAAACCTgttatatgaatatacaaaCATGTAGTTGATTAGTACATTAATATAGTTATTGCTAATCAGTTTCGCACATTTTATCTcttataatttgtataaatatttatatatctttgatatttatattatatatttgttgatTTGCTCAAGAAATATTGATTAATTTATGGCTTTCGTGGCCGAAAGACAAATATTCAAACTACCATTTCAAAAAAGGGTCatagaattatatacatatctatgtatgtatgtatgtatttttaacttagaaaattttcataaaaccaTGTCAACCTAAAACTCCTTGAATTTGGTGTCACAATACGGAACCCCTGTTTATTGTAATACTGGGTATTTACAAATACTGAAGTTCATGGcaactaagaaaaaaaaatcattttgaaattggTTTCCAAGGAAACACTATACAATAACAATCGAAAAGCAATCGTTTCAGACGTTTAGTCaatgtttaattcaaaaaattaatttttttgtgcgaatatcttttttaattaaatatataaaatggatGAGTTGTCGGAATACTCCTCAGAAATTCTAGAATTCATGCCAACACAACAGTTGGGGAAGCAATGTAAAATGGTCGGAGCTTGTGTAAGCACAGACTTTGAGGCAAGTAGTCAGGATAAATCTGTGGAAACCACACTTCGTTtgcacacaagcacacaaacaGAACTCTCCACCTCATTACAAACTCATGTTGATGAGCAAAGGCTTGCGTTGTGGTTGAGAAAAATTTATCCCGCTGTTGAAGCACAACTACTCAAAGGAATTACCCCTTTAAACAACTGCTGTGAGACTGTTGATCACGCTTTTACCTCTTCCAACGAAAAATTGAAAGTTCAAATATATCAGAAGATCACCGTTGGAGGCACAGAAAATTCTCAAGGCATCGCAACATGGTTAtctgtacatacaaacaatgcACCCATGCTAGTAGTAAGCACCAGGTCACCACATGATAGCTGGTGTGATCATTTACAGCAAACCCTAAAGCTGTTGGTACCCAACCGCATGCAAACTGCTAACCTAGTTGTTTATACAGAATTCAAAAATCTGCCGCTTAAGGCATGTCTTGGTTGCCTTAGTACGAATACATTCAACAAGAGCATATTTGCTGGCTCCACCATGGAcggtgatatacatatatggggaTGTCGATCAAATAATC includes these proteins:
- the LOC105231280 gene encoding flap endonuclease GEN, with amino-acid sequence MGVKDLWSVLTPHAERKPLCELRGKIVAIDLAGWICESLNVVDYFVHPRQHLKNLFFRTCYLIWEDVTPVFILEGQAPKLKSQIISKRSEQQFRGAKPKQNKLEKQSTDSKEKDKGRTRFNHVLKQCETLLQSMGIQCVQAPGEAEAYGAFLNKKGLVDGVISQDSDCFAYGAIRVYRNFSVSTQGAQAAQGGAVDIYDMHQIKRKMDFGQNKTIVMALLCGCDYCPEGIGGIGRDGVLKLFNKYKEQEILERIRSWRQEDNKYTALEMRVDDKLICSNCGHMGRTQSHTKNGCGICHTNRGCDESLWKEERLSLKAELSLRKKAMMDPFFPSEEIIAEFLNEPSTVPTLTLTWRQPNIVKFVKQIGHLLQWPEIYCFQKFLPILTRWQVQNLRKKKDLNAVSYISIKEIVKKRTVRGVISLEIVWEDVNGFFNGLIPENQLQEFETENTKGLIGLWSTIEPFYLVENAYPEMVNAFLKSKEKPPKTTKGRRKGKAPGKAVLSSLENLTDLINATEEIAKGIEPKTNKIKKSTSKKGIQLIDKFFKHQHVSAENVTPIKNKSFYRIAQCSMPVTKTLPSDLESDCDDLAHEISDIVRGIVNADRVVQITTHKGQPLHYEPVTENLSILLNEWSIKDDLDLIAHKRNLSICSHKDENGTPLSKRISLDDSFDALVNAKRHKIRNLTEKAKRLNLFTNPTTSPKLKSHVDRFVEQHCPHTYSLNGSEQHLNKIYGNVSSENEDVENISYFFNKGSRENDEFEKLMDLSLLNKPRTTSICNTSDELRLIINESSDDC